From a single Chlorogloeopsis sp. ULAP01 genomic region:
- the trpB gene encoding tryptophan synthase subunit beta, with the protein MTTTPIPPNSSTTHRPDPQGRFGRFGGKYVPETLMPALAELETAYQQYRNEPGFVAELQQLLHDYVGRPTPLYFAERLTAHYARPDGRGPQIYLKREDLNHTGAHKINNALGQVLLAKRMGKQRIIAETGAGQHGVATATVCARFGLECVIYMGVHDMERQALNVFRMRLMGAEVRPVAAGTGTLKDATSEAIRDWVTNVETTHYILGSVAGPHPYPMMVRDFHVVIGKETRAQAIEKWGGLPDILIACVGGGSNAMGLFHEFVDEPSVRLVGVEAAGEGVSTDKHAATLTKGRIGVLHGAMSYLLQDEDGQVIEAHSISAGLDYPGVGPEHSFLKEIGRAEYYSVTDEEALAAFQRLSRLEGIIPALETAHAIAYLENLCPQLNGSPRIVINCSGRGDKDVQTVAARGLEARD; encoded by the coding sequence GTGACTACAACTCCCATTCCCCCGAATTCTTCTACTACCCATCGCCCCGATCCCCAAGGACGCTTTGGCCGTTTTGGTGGAAAATACGTTCCAGAAACACTCATGCCAGCGTTGGCAGAACTAGAAACGGCTTACCAGCAATACCGCAATGAACCAGGCTTTGTTGCAGAACTACAACAGTTACTACACGATTATGTGGGACGTCCTACTCCCTTGTATTTTGCCGAACGCCTCACCGCCCACTATGCTCGTCCAGATGGTAGAGGGCCGCAAATTTACTTAAAACGTGAAGATTTAAATCATACAGGCGCTCATAAAATCAATAATGCACTCGGCCAGGTATTATTGGCAAAACGGATGGGCAAGCAGCGGATTATTGCCGAAACTGGCGCTGGTCAACATGGAGTAGCCACAGCTACTGTTTGCGCTCGTTTTGGACTGGAATGTGTAATTTATATGGGCGTTCACGATATGGAACGCCAAGCTTTGAATGTATTTAGAATGCGATTAATGGGAGCAGAAGTGCGTCCGGTGGCAGCAGGAACGGGTACGCTCAAAGATGCCACTTCTGAAGCAATTCGGGATTGGGTAACAAATGTAGAAACGACTCACTACATCTTAGGTTCGGTAGCAGGGCCTCATCCTTACCCAATGATGGTGCGGGATTTTCATGTGGTGATTGGAAAAGAAACTCGCGCCCAAGCAATCGAAAAATGGGGCGGTTTGCCTGATATTCTCATCGCTTGTGTGGGTGGTGGTTCCAATGCAATGGGATTATTCCACGAGTTTGTCGATGAACCATCGGTACGGTTAGTAGGTGTGGAAGCTGCTGGAGAAGGAGTTAGTACAGATAAACACGCTGCTACCTTGACAAAAGGACGGATAGGTGTATTGCATGGAGCAATGAGTTATCTGTTGCAAGATGAGGATGGGCAGGTAATTGAGGCACATTCGATTAGTGCCGGCTTAGATTATCCTGGTGTGGGGCCAGAACACAGCTTTTTGAAAGAAATTGGCCGCGCTGAGTATTACAGCGTCACAGATGAAGAAGCTTTAGCCGCATTCCAGAGACTTTCACGGTTAGAGGGGATAATACCAGCATTGGAAACTGCTCATGCGATCGCCTACCTAGAAAACCTATGTCCACAACTTAACGGTAGCCCCCGCATTGTCATTAACTGTTCTGGGCGTGGTGATAAAGATGTGCAAACAGTAGCTGCAAGGGGACTAGAGGCTAGGGATTAG
- a CDS encoding SpoIID/LytB domain-containing protein, with amino-acid sequence MFSCMKFQLFLASLLSQIKGRHWWFGIILWIALIAPAQASVILRVAIERDVNQVKVGSSTTAIVKDGSGKTLGQLPAMNSYYAQAVPGGVALDRWKSPLFWIEPEGKGFVYIGDRWYRGRTLVVPTEKGLTAVNWVDLEEYLYSVIGGEVDARWPQEALKAQAIAARTYALYKREKERNNAIYDLGKTPDRWQIYKGVISESPTTYAAVDSTAGQVLTYQNRIILSAFHACSGGHTENVEDVWGNPLPYLRAVPDFDQNIQQCNWVRSFSPAEISAKFPEVGNVKQMIPEKRSRYGSVKSLKIVGDKGEKMLKGEEVRTALKLRSTRFNVSNGNGAFILQGLGFGHGIGLSQWGAYNLARQGANHLQILGHYYKGVALSPIKVK; translated from the coding sequence ATGTTCAGCTGCATGAAATTCCAACTGTTCTTAGCCTCTTTGCTTTCCCAAATAAAAGGACGCCACTGGTGGTTTGGTATTATTTTATGGATTGCATTAATAGCACCAGCGCAAGCATCTGTAATCTTGCGCGTCGCCATTGAGCGGGATGTGAATCAGGTAAAAGTTGGCAGTTCCACAACTGCGATCGTCAAGGATGGTAGCGGTAAGACTCTAGGACAATTGCCGGCAATGAATTCATATTATGCCCAAGCTGTTCCTGGCGGAGTTGCTTTGGATAGGTGGAAATCTCCTTTATTTTGGATTGAACCAGAAGGAAAAGGATTTGTTTATATAGGCGATCGCTGGTATCGGGGCAGAACTTTAGTTGTTCCCACAGAAAAAGGTTTAACCGCCGTTAACTGGGTGGATTTAGAAGAATATCTCTACAGTGTTATCGGTGGCGAAGTGGACGCCAGATGGCCACAAGAAGCCCTCAAAGCCCAAGCGATCGCCGCTCGTACCTATGCCCTTTACAAGCGAGAAAAAGAACGCAATAATGCCATTTATGACTTGGGAAAAACTCCTGATCGCTGGCAGATTTACAAAGGCGTAATTAGCGAATCTCCCACTACCTATGCTGCTGTAGATAGTACAGCCGGGCAAGTCCTCACCTACCAAAATCGAATTATTCTCTCAGCTTTCCATGCTTGCTCTGGTGGGCATACCGAAAACGTGGAAGATGTTTGGGGAAATCCTCTGCCATACCTGCGTGCAGTGCCAGACTTTGATCAGAATATTCAACAGTGCAACTGGGTAAGAAGCTTTTCTCCAGCAGAAATTAGCGCCAAATTTCCAGAGGTGGGCAACGTCAAGCAGATGATTCCAGAGAAGCGATCGCGTTATGGTAGTGTCAAAAGCTTGAAAATCGTCGGCGATAAGGGCGAAAAAATGCTCAAAGGTGAAGAAGTTCGCACTGCCTTAAAGCTAAGAAGCACGCGCTTTAATGTCTCCAATGGAAATGGTGCTTTTATACTTCAAGGACTTGGCTTCGGTCATGGTATAGGCTTGAGTCAATGGGGAGCCTATAATTTGGCAAGACAAGGAGCCAACCACTTGCAAATTTTGGGACATTACTACAAGGGTGTAGCTCTA